From the Chitinolyticbacter meiyuanensis genome, one window contains:
- a CDS encoding GspE/PulE family protein, which produces MNTPPDKRPLGELLVARGYLSHDQLRIALMEQQRSSAPLGKLLLSLGFVSEGVLRDALSENLGQESIELGQMIADPRALALVPQELARRHLLLPIAWDAHNSTLTLAMASPSNLVALDQVRQQLPTHCQLLTRLASESDLVTAIDQCYGYALSIDGILNEIETGEVDAGSLASNHEYSQPVVRLIDALMADAVTRGASDIHLEPEAGFVRIRYRIDGVLRQVRVLHKTYWPAMVVRVKVMANMNIAETRAPQDGRISRVLAGRSIDFRVAAQPTTWGENLVLRILDRKKGLLPIDALGLTAPNLATLRRMLARPEGLILVTGPTGSGKTTTLYSILAELSSEQVNIMTLEDPVEYPMPMIRQTSLNEVVKMDFASGIRSLLRQDPDVILIGEIRDKETADMAFRAAMTGHQVYATLHTNSAIGALPRLADIGVRADVMAGNIIGIVAQRLVRRLCPQCREPHPADALSMRLLGQPDDAPAPTLYRARGCSACEQQGYRGRTSVIEILRLDAELDALIAAGASRRTLLDTATARGFAPLIDDACRLVLAGVTTLDEIARVVDLTERVP; this is translated from the coding sequence ATGAATACGCCGCCCGACAAGCGCCCGCTCGGCGAGCTGCTGGTGGCGCGCGGCTACCTCAGCCACGACCAGCTGCGCATTGCCTTGATGGAACAACAGCGCAGCAGTGCACCGCTCGGCAAGCTGCTGCTGTCGCTCGGCTTCGTCTCCGAGGGTGTGCTGCGCGACGCGCTGTCGGAAAACCTGGGCCAGGAGAGCATCGAGCTCGGCCAGATGATCGCAGACCCGCGCGCGCTGGCCCTCGTGCCGCAGGAGCTGGCACGCCGCCACCTGCTGCTTCCCATCGCCTGGGATGCGCACAACAGTACGCTGACACTGGCCATGGCCAGCCCCAGCAACCTTGTCGCGCTCGATCAGGTACGCCAGCAATTGCCCACCCACTGCCAGCTGCTCACGCGGCTCGCCAGCGAATCGGATCTGGTGACTGCGATTGACCAGTGCTACGGCTACGCCTTGTCAATCGACGGCATCCTCAACGAGATCGAAACCGGCGAGGTCGACGCAGGGTCGCTGGCCAGCAACCACGAATACAGCCAGCCCGTGGTGCGGCTGATCGACGCCTTGATGGCCGATGCCGTCACCCGTGGCGCTTCCGACATCCACCTCGAACCCGAAGCCGGCTTCGTGCGCATCCGCTATCGCATCGATGGCGTACTGCGCCAGGTACGCGTGTTGCACAAGACCTACTGGCCAGCCATGGTGGTACGGGTCAAGGTGATGGCCAACATGAACATCGCCGAAACACGTGCGCCTCAGGATGGCCGCATCTCGCGTGTATTGGCCGGCCGCAGCATCGATTTCCGCGTCGCCGCCCAGCCGACCACCTGGGGCGAAAACCTGGTGCTGCGCATACTCGATCGCAAGAAGGGGCTCTTGCCCATCGATGCGCTGGGCTTGACCGCGCCCAATCTCGCCACGCTGCGTCGCATGCTGGCCCGCCCCGAAGGGCTGATCCTCGTCACCGGCCCCACCGGCTCGGGCAAGACCACCACGCTGTACTCCATTCTTGCCGAGCTCAGCAGCGAACAGGTCAACATCATGACGCTGGAGGATCCGGTCGAGTATCCGATGCCCATGATCCGCCAGACCTCGCTGAACGAAGTGGTGAAGATGGATTTCGCCAGCGGCATCCGCTCCTTGCTGCGGCAGGATCCCGACGTGATCCTGATCGGCGAGATCCGCGACAAGGAAACCGCCGACATGGCATTTCGCGCGGCGATGACTGGGCATCAGGTCTACGCCACGCTGCACACCAACTCGGCGATCGGGGCCTTGCCACGGCTGGCCGATATTGGCGTGCGTGCGGACGTGATGGCGGGCAACATCATCGGTATCGTGGCGCAACGACTGGTACGGCGGCTCTGCCCGCAATGCCGCGAGCCCCATCCAGCCGATGCACTGTCCATGCGCCTGCTCGGCCAGCCTGACGATGCGCCCGCGCCGACGCTGTATCGCGCGCGCGGCTGCTCCGCCTGCGAGCAGCAGGGCTATCGCGGCCGCACTTCGGTCATCGAGATCCTGCGGCTCGATGCCGAACTCGATGCGCTGATCGCTGCAGGCGCTTCCCGCCGCACACTGCTCGATACCGCCACGGCGCGTGGCTTTGCGCCCTTGATCGACGATGCGTGCCGACTGGTGCTCGCCGGCGTGACCACGTTGGACGAAATCGCCCGCGTCGTCGATCTGACCGAGCGGGTGCCGTAA
- the purN gene encoding phosphoribosylglycinamide formyltransferase → MKNIVILISGRGSNMQAIVDAAIPEARIAAVIANRADAAGLAWAAERGIATAVLDHKQFDGREAFDAALTELIDGYAPDLVVLAGFMRILTAGFVARYENRLINIHPSLLPAFTGLHTHERAIAEGVKFAGCTVHFVTAELDHGPIIAQAAVPVLDDDTPEQLAARVLKEEHRLYPLAVRLFAQQRLHIEHGRVRVLPEQ, encoded by the coding sequence ATGAAAAATATCGTCATTCTGATTTCTGGCCGCGGCAGCAATATGCAGGCCATCGTTGACGCCGCCATTCCGGAAGCGCGCATCGCCGCCGTGATCGCCAACCGCGCCGATGCCGCCGGGCTTGCCTGGGCAGCCGAGCGCGGCATCGCCACCGCCGTGCTCGACCACAAGCAGTTCGACGGTCGCGAGGCCTTCGATGCGGCGCTGACCGAACTGATCGATGGCTACGCGCCGGACCTCGTGGTGCTCGCCGGCTTCATGCGCATCCTCACTGCCGGCTTCGTTGCCCGCTACGAGAACCGGCTGATCAACATCCACCCATCGCTGCTGCCGGCCTTCACCGGCCTGCACACACACGAACGCGCCATCGCCGAGGGCGTGAAGTTCGCCGGCTGCACCGTGCACTTCGTCACCGCCGAACTCGATCACGGCCCCATCATCGCGCAGGCCGCCGTGCCGGTGCTGGATGACGACACACCCGAGCAGCTGGCTGCACGCGTGCTCAAGGAAGAACACCGCCTCTATCCGCTGGCGGTGCGCCTGTTCGCGCAGCAGCGGTTGCACATCGAGCACGGCCGGGTGCGCGTGCTTCCGGAACAGTAA
- a CDS encoding type II secretion system F family protein encodes MRYRWQAADADGRIRRGAEEAANPADLERRLRVQGLSLIASRLAPARGGSFWRRVSRRDLIAFTFHLEQLARAGVPLLGGLADLRDAMTSPALHQAIVRMIEDVEGGQRFSEALARHPTVFDPVYVSLVRAGEEGGQLPTVLASLTEALKWQDEIASETKKLVAYPAFVGVLVLGVIGFLMVHLVPQMVDFLKGAGQVLPFSTRLLIATSHLVASYGLALLASLALVIAALPFAIRRHASLADFIDRLRLRMPLLGPIAHRIVLARFSQCFAMLYAAGVPILQALAITRDVVQNRVVAAALDRIQAQIRDGQGVAASFERERLFPPLVLRMLRVGEQSGALDTALANVTYFYNRDVRESVARLQTMIEPALTVVLGALLFWVMSALLGPIFDTLGKLR; translated from the coding sequence ATGCGCTACCGCTGGCAAGCCGCCGACGCCGACGGGCGCATCCGCCGTGGCGCGGAAGAAGCCGCCAATCCAGCCGATTTGGAGCGCAGGCTGCGTGTGCAGGGCCTGTCGCTGATCGCGAGCCGGCTGGCGCCCGCGCGTGGCGGATCATTCTGGCGCCGCGTCAGCCGGCGCGACCTGATTGCCTTCACCTTTCACCTGGAGCAGCTTGCCCGGGCCGGCGTGCCGCTGCTCGGCGGGCTGGCCGACCTGCGCGATGCCATGACCTCGCCGGCCCTGCATCAGGCCATCGTGCGCATGATCGAGGATGTGGAGGGTGGCCAGCGGTTCTCCGAAGCATTGGCCCGCCATCCGACCGTGTTCGACCCGGTCTACGTCAGTCTGGTGCGTGCCGGCGAAGAAGGTGGCCAGTTGCCCACCGTACTCGCCAGCCTGACCGAAGCGCTCAAATGGCAGGACGAAATCGCCAGCGAAACCAAGAAGCTCGTCGCCTATCCAGCCTTCGTCGGGGTGCTGGTGCTGGGCGTGATCGGTTTTCTGATGGTGCATCTGGTGCCGCAGATGGTCGATTTCCTCAAGGGCGCCGGCCAGGTCCTGCCATTCTCGACACGGTTGCTGATCGCCACGTCGCATCTGGTTGCCAGCTACGGCTTGGCACTGCTCGCGAGCCTCGCACTGGTGATCGCCGCCCTGCCGTTTGCCATCCGCCGCCACGCGTCACTGGCGGATTTCATCGACCGCCTGCGGCTGCGCATGCCGTTGCTCGGCCCCATTGCGCATCGCATCGTGCTGGCGCGGTTTTCCCAGTGCTTTGCCATGCTGTACGCCGCCGGCGTGCCCATTCTGCAGGCACTGGCCATCACCCGCGATGTGGTGCAGAACCGCGTCGTCGCAGCAGCGCTGGATCGCATCCAGGCACAGATCCGCGACGGCCAGGGCGTAGCCGCCAGTTTCGAGCGCGAACGGCTGTTTCCACCATTGGTACTGCGCATGCTGCGGGTGGGGGAGCAATCGGGAGCGCTCGACACCGCGCTTGCCAATGTCACCTATTTCTACAACCGGGATGTGCGCGAATCGGTAGCCCGGCTGCAGACCATGATCGAGCCCGCGCTCACCGTCGTGCTCGGTGCCTTGCTGTTCTGGGTGATGTCCGCGCTGCTGGGCCCCATCTTTGATACGCTGGGCAAGCTGCGATGA
- a CDS encoding tetratricopeptide repeat protein has protein sequence MSRLLDHLRLEPLAQPSDARHSEAATAAPVAPTIVAAPAKAVASTTPSPTPRSERHTKPGLLLTGLLGLLVGIGATLLLSPTAIQPLPYRPATAPQPTSLPTPPATATPTVPSAPTPTNTLPSPHPTLPNPDNPPRLQPHAVLTGGAPPEDKVAISRGQPKSAASSPLVAAWQAQRDNKNAEAEALYKQVLTRDARNVDALNGLAALAQDRGDAVAAAALYRRVLALQPNNAYALAALAQLRGGNDVDEAAMRQRAEHDAPHAYTLANRLAAAGRWREAQAWYFQAYSRDADEADYAYNLAVSLDMLGQTGPAADYYRRALALAGQRSGRFDAATVEARLAELAGAAP, from the coding sequence GTGAGTCGCCTGCTCGACCATCTGCGCCTGGAACCACTCGCTCAACCGAGCGACGCCCGGCATAGCGAAGCAGCAACTGCAGCGCCAGTTGCACCAACGATAGTCGCGGCTCCCGCCAAGGCGGTAGCGTCAACCACGCCCAGCCCGACACCCCGATCGGAACGCCATACCAAGCCGGGCCTGTTGCTGACCGGGCTGCTCGGCTTGCTGGTCGGCATCGGAGCAACCCTGCTGCTCTCACCGACAGCAATTCAACCCTTGCCATATCGGCCTGCCACGGCCCCTCAACCGACCAGTTTGCCGACACCGCCAGCTACGGCCACGCCGACCGTGCCCTCCGCCCCCACACCGACCAATACCTTGCCCTCGCCACACCCGACCTTACCGAATCCGGATAACCCGCCTCGGCTCCAGCCCCATGCAGTGCTGACTGGCGGAGCACCGCCGGAAGACAAGGTCGCAATCAGCCGAGGGCAGCCCAAATCTGCAGCCTCATCACCCCTGGTCGCAGCTTGGCAAGCGCAGCGGGACAACAAGAACGCGGAAGCCGAAGCACTGTACAAACAGGTGCTGACGCGCGATGCGCGCAACGTGGATGCACTCAATGGCCTAGCCGCCCTGGCGCAGGATCGCGGCGATGCCGTGGCCGCAGCCGCCTTGTATCGCCGCGTGTTGGCGCTGCAGCCAAACAACGCCTACGCCCTCGCTGCACTGGCGCAACTGCGGGGCGGGAATGATGTCGACGAGGCCGCCATGCGGCAGCGTGCAGAGCACGATGCGCCACACGCTTACACCCTGGCCAACCGCCTTGCCGCGGCCGGTCGCTGGCGCGAGGCCCAGGCCTGGTACTTCCAGGCCTACAGCCGCGATGCCGATGAAGCAGACTACGCCTACAACCTCGCCGTCAGCCTCGATATGCTGGGTCAGACCGGACCCGCTGCCGACTATTATCGCCGCGCATTGGCACTCGCCGGGCAGCGCAGCGGCCGCTTCGATGCGGCGACAGTCGAGGCGCGGCTGGCCGAGCTTGCCGGAGCCGCGCCATGA
- the purM gene encoding phosphoribosylformylglycinamidine cyclo-ligase: MTTPSLSYRDAGVDIDAGDQLVENIKPFAKRTMRPEVLSGIGGFGGLIEISKKFKEPVLVSGTDGVGTKLKLAFELNRHDTVGQDLVAMSVNDILVQGAEPLFFLDYFACGKLDVDTATEVIRGIAHGCELSGAALIGGETAEMPGMYPVGEYDLAGFAVGVVEKSKVITGADIKPGDVVLGLASNGAHSNGYSLVRKILHLTDADYAAKFDGDRSLADVVMAPTRIYVKPLLKLMETLTVKGMAHITGGGITENVPRVLPDNVVAQLDGKSWTFPKLFQWLQREGNVALDEMHRTFNCGIGMVVIVAAEDAERAASLLATEGETVYRLGEIRVRNGDEHQTQIA, from the coding sequence ATGACCACCCCCAGCCTGAGCTACCGCGATGCCGGCGTCGACATCGACGCGGGTGACCAGCTTGTCGAGAACATCAAGCCCTTTGCCAAGCGCACCATGCGCCCGGAAGTGCTGTCGGGCATCGGCGGCTTCGGCGGATTGATCGAGATCTCCAAGAAGTTCAAGGAGCCGGTCCTGGTCTCGGGCACCGACGGTGTCGGCACCAAGCTCAAGCTCGCGTTCGAACTGAACCGCCACGACACCGTGGGCCAGGATCTGGTCGCCATGAGCGTGAACGATATCCTGGTGCAGGGTGCCGAACCGTTGTTCTTCCTCGACTATTTCGCCTGCGGCAAGCTCGATGTCGATACCGCCACCGAAGTGATCCGTGGCATTGCCCACGGCTGTGAGCTCTCCGGCGCCGCGCTGATCGGTGGCGAGACCGCCGAGATGCCGGGCATGTACCCGGTCGGGGAGTACGATCTGGCCGGCTTTGCCGTCGGCGTGGTGGAAAAATCCAAGGTCATCACCGGCGCCGACATCAAGCCGGGCGACGTGGTGCTGGGCCTTGCCTCCAATGGCGCGCACTCCAATGGCTATTCGCTGGTGCGCAAGATCCTGCATCTCACCGATGCCGACTACGCCGCCAAGTTCGACGGCGACCGCTCGCTCGCCGACGTAGTGATGGCACCGACCCGCATCTACGTGAAGCCGCTGCTGAAGCTGATGGAAACGCTGACGGTGAAGGGCATGGCCCACATCACGGGCGGCGGCATCACCGAAAACGTGCCGCGCGTGCTGCCCGACAACGTGGTTGCCCAGCTCGACGGCAAGAGCTGGACTTTCCCCAAGCTGTTCCAGTGGCTGCAGCGCGAAGGCAATGTCGCGCTCGACGAAATGCACCGCACCTTCAATTGCGGTATCGGCATGGTGGTGATCGTCGCCGCCGAGGATGCCGAGCGCGCCGCCAGCCTGCTCGCCACCGAAGGTGAAACCGTCTACCGTCTGGGCGAGATCCGCGTCCGCAACGGCGACGAGCACCAGACGCAGATCGCCTGA
- the hda gene encoding DnaA regulatory inactivator Hda, with product MTQQLVLDLQLPVVPSFEGYVRGDNAEPLFMLSEWAAGSDDVRFLYLWGESGVGKSYLASAAAARLGAAVTVPPAALPQEVAADDVLLVDGVDTLSPDQQIRLFDHYNTLREGNGRLMATGSKPPMLLGLRDDLTTRLGWGLVYQLRALSDTDKAAALRRRAAGLGFELTDEVADYLLRHAARDLPSLNAVLERVNREALSQRRVVTVPLVREVLQAPSA from the coding sequence ATGACCCAGCAACTGGTGCTGGACCTGCAGTTGCCGGTCGTGCCGAGCTTCGAGGGCTACGTGCGAGGCGACAATGCCGAGCCGCTGTTCATGCTCAGCGAATGGGCGGCGGGGAGCGACGACGTGCGCTTTCTCTACCTGTGGGGTGAATCAGGCGTCGGCAAATCCTATCTCGCCAGTGCCGCAGCCGCCCGCCTCGGCGCTGCGGTAACCGTGCCGCCGGCGGCTTTGCCGCAGGAAGTGGCCGCCGATGATGTATTGCTGGTCGATGGCGTCGATACCTTGTCACCCGATCAACAGATCCGCTTGTTCGATCACTACAACACGCTGCGTGAAGGCAACGGGCGCCTTATGGCTACCGGCAGCAAGCCGCCGATGCTGCTGGGCCTGCGCGACGATCTCACCACCCGGCTGGGTTGGGGGCTCGTCTACCAGCTGCGTGCGCTGTCGGATACCGACAAGGCCGCAGCCTTGCGCCGCCGCGCCGCTGGCCTTGGCTTTGAGCTGACCGACGAGGTCGCCGACTACCTGCTGCGCCATGCCGCGCGCGATCTGCCCAGCCTCAATGCCGTGCTGGAGCGGGTGAACCGCGAGGCGCTGTCGCAGCGCCGGGTGGTGACGGTGCCGTTGGTGCGCGAGGTATTGCAGGCTCCATCGGCCTAG
- a CDS encoding prepilin-type N-terminal cleavage/methylation domain-containing protein codes for MTQRTLLRHVSGFSLVEMSVVLLVLGVLLASVLGPLRIQWQSERLRETRTRLDAAESALLGFVLQRGRLPCPADPTLVGSSAGLEDCGREQGTLPWQLLGIPEADAWGRRWLYAVSPGFADTSGNTPSPVAGCASPTPVPAIGISFTWCSAGVYTVSESGGGTSMVTNAVAVFGSHGADGLGGHTRDGTAMAAAAGEQAENADRDNDFVAGNEVDGNFDDQVRWLSTYRLHEWMLRSGRQP; via the coding sequence ATGACGCAGCGCACCTTGCTCCGGCACGTGTCCGGCTTCTCGCTGGTGGAAATGAGTGTGGTCCTCCTGGTGCTGGGCGTGTTGCTCGCCAGTGTGCTCGGCCCCTTGCGCATCCAATGGCAATCGGAACGACTGCGTGAAACGCGTACCCGGCTCGACGCGGCCGAATCGGCGCTGCTGGGTTTCGTACTGCAGCGCGGACGCCTGCCGTGCCCTGCCGATCCCACACTGGTCGGCAGCAGCGCCGGACTGGAGGACTGCGGTCGCGAGCAAGGTACGTTGCCCTGGCAACTGCTGGGCATTCCTGAAGCAGACGCCTGGGGCCGGCGCTGGCTGTACGCAGTCAGCCCCGGCTTTGCCGATACCAGCGGCAACACGCCATCGCCGGTCGCCGGCTGCGCCTCGCCCACCCCGGTTCCAGCCATTGGCATCAGCTTCACCTGGTGCAGCGCTGGAGTCTACACGGTGAGTGAATCAGGTGGCGGAACGAGCATGGTCACCAATGCCGTCGCCGTCTTCGGCTCACACGGCGCGGACGGGCTGGGCGGCCATACGCGCGACGGCACTGCCATGGCCGCAGCAGCTGGCGAGCAGGCGGAAAATGCCGATAGGGACAACGATTTCGTTGCCGGTAACGAAGTGGACGGCAACTTCGACGACCAAGTCCGCTGGTTGTCGACCTACCGCCTGCACGAATGGATGCTCAGGTCAGGTCGGCAGCCATAA
- a CDS encoding type II secretion system protein, which yields MHSHTHRQRGFTLVELATVLVIIGLILGLAFKGKDLIDGAKVKGAQASSNKVLAAMNIYFERYGRYPGDGCVAAAPVGNTTPANCTAAPNGSYTAAEATTFMPLLTNTGILPDSDARSPFGGDWTVALGTVASNTLPTALYLTVGGVAGNNVDLRYVCAMDTQYDDGNPTTGNIRSNAAVGTGVNQYQAGDDCWSNKTSLQALSIRLLP from the coding sequence ATGCATTCCCATACTCATCGCCAGCGTGGCTTCACCCTGGTCGAGCTTGCCACCGTACTGGTCATCATCGGCCTGATCCTCGGCCTCGCCTTCAAAGGCAAGGATCTGATCGATGGCGCCAAGGTGAAGGGCGCCCAGGCGAGCTCCAACAAGGTGCTTGCCGCCATGAACATCTACTTCGAGCGCTATGGCCGCTACCCGGGCGACGGCTGCGTCGCGGCAGCACCGGTGGGCAATACCACACCTGCCAATTGCACTGCCGCGCCCAATGGCAGCTACACCGCCGCCGAAGCTACCACCTTCATGCCGCTGCTGACCAACACTGGCATCCTGCCCGACTCCGATGCCCGCAGCCCCTTTGGCGGCGACTGGACAGTGGCACTGGGCACGGTGGCGAGCAACACGCTGCCCACCGCGCTCTATCTCACCGTCGGTGGCGTGGCCGGCAACAACGTTGACCTGCGCTATGTCTGCGCAATGGATACCCAATACGACGATGGCAACCCCACCACCGGCAACATCCGCAGCAACGCAGCAGTCGGCACGGGCGTCAACCAATACCAAGCCGGTGATGACTGCTGGAGCAACAAGACCAGCCTGCAGGCGCTGAGCATCCGCCTGCTGCCGTGA